The genomic interval CAACGTCCTGTTTCTTGAGACGGACAGCAACCGCGTCCTCACCGGGACGATCCAGAAGCAGTTCTAGCCCTCCTGCACGGATTGGCACTCTGGGTACCCAGAGTGCCAATCTTGACAGTCCGGCAGCGCGTTCCTACAATCGAGACCATCGAAGGTGCCGGGCGTCGCTAGCTAAGTTTTTGCATCTAAAGGATTAAGCTGCTGTCGGCGTCCGGACCGACAGCAGGATTGTCTCTGGGCATATGCCGAACCAACCCAACATCGGAGAGCGCGAACGCGAGATCCTGACGGCGATCGTTTCCACCTTCATCGCCACCGGCGAGCCGGTAGGATCGCGGACGCTGGCGCGCATGAATGCCGAGGGCCTGAGCCCGGCGACCATCCGCAACGTCATGGCCGACCTCTCCGATGCCGGCTATCTGGAGCAGCCGCACACTTCCGCGGGCCGCGTGCCGACCACCGAGGCCTACCGCTACTACGTGGAACAGTTGACGGGGCGAGCGCGAATCTCGGAGAACGACGCAGGGCTGATCGAGGACTCGCTGCACGGGATCAGCGATCCGCAGGAGTTTTTGGAGCGGACGTCGCAGGTGCTCTCGCTGATCTCGCACGGCGTGGGTGTAACGGTAGCCAGCACGGGGCAGCGCAAGGCGCTGGAGCACATCTATTTTTCGCGTCTGTCGGAAAACAAGATTCTGGCGGTGCTGGTCACACGCTCGGGCGTGGTGCGCGACCGGCTGCTGCGGGTCGAACACGACCTGAGCCAGGCCGACCTGGACGTTGCGGCGCGCTACATCAACGAAAATTTTCAAGGCTGGACGATGGAAGCCGTGCGCGCAGAAATTGCGCGGCGGCTGGAAGAAGAACGCAGCGAGTACGACCGCATGATGCGGTCCCTCGAACAGCTCTACCGGCAAGGCGCGCTGGCGGCCGAGCCTTCGTCGCAAAGCGTGTACATCGGCGGCGCGGCCAACCTGGTGGGGAACGAGCAGGACACCGCGCGTCTTCGGCAGCTTTTGCAGACGCTCGAAGAGAAAGAGCGCGTTGCCGACCTGCTGGCCGCGTATCTCAACGCGCAGCAGGAAGCAGTGCGCGTCGTGATCGGCCTGGAAGACGCGATGCCGCACATGCGCAACTTCGTACTCATCGGGGCGCCGGCCCGTGTTGGCGACGAGGTGCGCGGATCGCTGGCAGTGCTGGGCCCCACGCGCATCGACTACGAACACACCATCACGGCGGTGAGCTATATCGCGCGGCTCTTCGACAAGATCCTCAACGAAGGCGAATAGGGACGGTTATGGCGAGAGGGAATGGCAAATCCGAACTTGACCAGGATGTCCGGCTGGATGCCGAGCGCGAGCTGACCGCGGGCGACGACAGCGCGGCAGCAGCCGAGGTTGCGCAGGAGGAGCTGCAGCGCACCCGAGCGGAGCGCGACGCGCTGCTCGACCGCATGGCGCGGCTGCAGGCCGAGTTCGAGAATGCGCGCAAGCGCTCCGCGCGCGAGCAGGCCGACTTCCGGGACTACGCGCTGGTGGATGCCGCCCGGACGCTGTTGCCAATCCTCGACAGCCTGGACCGCGCGCTGAAAAGTTCGCGCGGCGGGGGCGATGAGTTCCGCTCCGGCGTGGAGCTGATTCAGCGGCAGTTCAGCGACGCGCTGGCGAAAATGGGCGTGCGTCCCGTGCCTGCCCAGGGCGAGCCCTTCGATCCAACGCTGCACGAAGCGGTGGAAATGGTGGAGCGCAGCGATGTCCCCGATCATCAGGTGATTGAGGAGTTGCAGCGGGGCTACAGGCTGAAAGACCGGCTGCTGCGTCCGGCGATGGTGCGGGTGGCGCGCAATCCGAAGGGCTAGTCCTCAGTTCTCGGTTCTCAGTTGGACCTGGGAGCGCCAACCGGAGTTCTTCCTGGCCCGCGCTGCTCCGAGGCCAGGCGCGCGAATGAGAGCCGAGACGTGATGTTGCCGGGCGAACCGAGAACCGAGAACTGAAAACCGAGAACTGAATTTTGGCAACCAACGCAAAACGCGACTACTACGAGGTGCTGGGGGTGGCGCGCGGCGCCAGCGAGCAGGAAATCAAGAGCGCCTACCGCAAGCTGGCCATGCAGTACCATCCCGACCGGAATCCCGGCAACAGCGATGCCGAAGAACGCTTCAAGGAGTGCAGCGAGGCGTACGCGGTGCTCGCCGACGGCGACAAGCGCGCGCAATACGATCGCTTCGGACACGCGGGCGTGAGCAGCGCGGGCGGTGTCGGGTTCGATCCCACCATCTTCCAGGACTTCGGCGACATCTTCAGCGACCTGTTCGGTTTCGGCGACCTGTTCGGCGCGAGCGGCGGCCGCCGGCGGAATCGCGCTCAGCGTGGCGCCGACCTGCGCGAAGACCTGAGCCTCGAATTCGAGGAAGCGGCGTTCGGGGTGGAGACCGAGGTGCACATTCGCCGCCACGAGGGCTGTGAGGCTTGCGGAGGCACCGGCGCGGCCAAGGGTAAAGAGCCGGCCACGTGCCGCACTTGCGGCGGGCGGGGGCAGGTGCGATATCAGCAGGGGTTCCTCACCATTGCGCGGACGTGCCCGGCGTGCGCGGGCGCGGGCCGCGTGATCGCCGATCCCTGCGCCAAGTGCCACGGCGAAGGGCGTGTGATTCGCGAGCGGCGGATCGAGGTCAAGGTCCCTGCGGGAGTGGAAGACGGGACACGCATGCGCTTCAGCGGACAGGGCGAGGGCGGCGTCAACGGCGGTCCGGCGGGCGACCTGTACGTGGTGTTTCACGTGAAGGAGCACAGCTTCTTCGAGCGCGACGGTAAAGACCTGCACTGCGCGATTCCGATCTCGTTTTCGCAGGCAGCCCTCGGCGCGCAAATCACGGTTCCCACGCTGGACGGCGAGCACTTGCTGAGAATTCCCGAAGGCACGCAAACGGGGACGACGTTCCGTATCCGCAACAAGGGAATTGCCTCGCTGAACGGGCACGGCAAGGGCGACCTGTACGTGCAGGTCAAAGTTCAGACCCCAACCAGGCTGAGCAAGCAGCAGCGCGCGCTGCTGGAACAACTGGACGCGGGCCAGCCGATCGAAAACAAGCCAGAGAAGAATTCGCTTCTCGGCAAAGTCAAAGACATCTTCACTTCCTGAACGTGACCCGCCGACGCTGGATGGCCGACGAGCATGACGGCGATACCGCGGCGCTCACCGGCAAACACGCGGCGCACCTGGCGCGCGTGCTGCGAGCGCGAGTGGGCGAGGAATTTGATATCGCGGTGGGCGAGCGTGTGCGCCTTGGACGCGTGACGCGGGTGAGCGACGATCGCGTGGAATTCGCTTTAGGAGAAGAGTTGCCTTCGGTGCGATCCGGCGCGATCACGCTCGCGCTTGCCATCTTCAAGTTTGATCGCTTCGAGTGGGCGGTAGAGAAAGCCACCGAGCTTGGCGCGTCGCGGATCGTGCCCTTTGCGGCGGCGCGCACGGATGCGCATCTTGCCAAGGCGGCAATCAAGCGGGTGGAGCGCTGGCGGCGCATCGCACGCGAGGCGGCGGAGCAATCGCGGCGGGTGGCGCCGCCGGAAATCACAGACCCGGCAAAGTTCGCGGACGTTGTGAAGTTGGAAAGCGGCGCGCGCGTGGTACTCGCCGAATCCGAATGCCCGCTCTCGCTTGGTGACGCGCTGGCGCAAGCGCCCGCCGGTTCGCTGGCGCTGGCGATTGGTCCCGAGGGCGGGTGGACAGAGCGCGAACTGGAGCAATTTGCTTCGGCCGGATGGCTGTGCGCGTCGCTGGGGGCAAACATCCTTCGTGCCGAGACGGCAGTGGTTGCGGCGCTTGCGGTTGCGCAGGCGTTTTCCGCAACCGCGGAAAGCGGCGCCTCTTGAGGCCTCTTCCGCGCCGCTAAACGTCATCTTGCGTCGCGCACGATCTCGCCTAAGGCAAAATCTGGGTTGCCGCCGGGTGCGGCTGCTTCGATAATCGGGCTTCGCGCCGCACTCTGGCGCATCTTCGCGCCGAATCGTGTACGACAGACTGAACCCGCAACAAAGGATTGCCGTCGATCACGGCCGCGGGCCCATGCTGGTGGTGGCCGGCGCCGGCACGGGCAAGACGACCGTGCTGGTGGAGCGGCTGGTGCGGCTGGTCTCGTCGGGCGAGGCCAAGCCGGAAGAGGTTTTCGCCATCACGTACACCAAGAACGCGGCACAGCAGCTCAAAGACCGTGTCCGCGAGCGGCTGGGCGCGCGGGGGGCGAAGATCTGGACGGGCAACTTCCATGCGTACTGCTACGAGCTGCTGAAACGCCATCGGCGCAACTTCGGGATCCTCGAGCCCAACGATCTGTGGGTGTACCTGCGGAGGCGGATGGCGCGTCGCGAGCTGCCGCTGGAGCGTTACATTCGCGCAGCCGCGCCCGCCGTTTTTCTAAACGACCTGCTCACCTTCTTTGAACGCTGCCACGACGAGCTGGTGGATGCCGCCCGTTATGAACTCTACGTGCAGCAGGTCGCGGCCGGTGAGCTTCCGCCGCCGCGGGTAGCGCGGCAGAAGGAGCAGGACGCGCTCAGCGATGACGAGAAGCTGGCGCGCTGCCGCGAAATTGCACGCGTGTTCCGCGCCGTGGAGCAGATGCTGGCGCGCGAGAAGCTGGGAACATTCGGGCACCAGATCACGCGGGCGGTGTCGCTGCTACGCGAGAAACCCGAGGTGCTCGACGCTGAACGCAGGCGTGCGCGGTATCTGCTGATCGACGAGTTCCAGGACGCGAACTTCGCGCAAATCGAGCTGGCCACGCTGCTGGCCGGCGATGAACGCAACATCTTCGCCGTCGGCGATCCCGACCAGGCCATCTACCAGTTTCGCGGCGCGTCGAGCGCAGCCTTCGACGAGTTCCTCCGGCGCTTTCCGGAGACGCGCGCTGTGACGCTGCGCGAAAACCGGCGGTCGACGTCGCCGATCCTGACGTGCGCCCACAGCGTCATCCGCCGCAACCCTGAGATTTCCGGACCGAGCGCGCAAGTGAGCGAGCTGAAGCGGCGACGGCTCGAGTCGGGCAGGGAAGCGGACGCGAAAGAACGAAGCGAGACACTGCCTCGCGAGCCGGTGAACGTAGTCATCGCCACCAGCGTCGAGGAGGAGGCGGCCAATATTGCCGAGGCGATCGGCCGGATGCAGGAGGCGAGCAGCTGCCGCTGCCCGGAGCAGCGGCACCTGTTCGGGTGGTGCAACTTTGCGGTGCTGTATCGCCAGCACCGGCACCGCGAAGAGGTGATTCGCGAGCTGGCCGCGCGGCGGATTCCGTTCGTCGTGAAGGCGCTCGATGTGCTCGACACGCCCGAGGGGCGCGATGCGATTGCGCTGATGCGCGCGGTCGCCACGGGCGACGGCATCAGCCAGTTCCGCGCGGCGGCGCTGCCGCAATACTCCATTCGCGGCGAGGAGTTCAGGGAGCGGCTGGCGCTGCATCGCGGGAAAGTTGCGGAGGCGCTGGCCGATCTGGAGGGCGGCAAGGCATTGCTGCAGGAAGTGGCCAGCACGCGCGAGGAGGTGCGGCGGCGGCAGCTGAGCGCGAGCGCTGCACTGCACTTCATCGAGCGGCGATTCGCATTGTCCGATTCAGAGCCGCTGCGCGTTCTGCGCGAGTTCGTGGAGCGCTGGCGCGAGAAGCCGCTGGCCGTGCGTGGCGATCTGGATGAGTTCCTTGAGTATCTGGATTGGTACGTTGAATCGGGCGGCAGGGTCGCGCGCCCCGAGGACGACGAAGACACCGCGGTGCCTGATGCCGTGCGCCTGATGAGCGTCCACGGCGCCAAGGGCCTGGAGTTCCAGCACGTGTTCGTGCTGCGGGTCATCAAGCCCGGATTTCCCACCAGCCACCGCGAGCCGTTATTCGAGATGCCGAACGAGCTGCGAGGGCCGGCCGCGCCGGCAACGGATCCCGAGCTGCAGCATTACGAAGAAGAGCGGCGGCTGTTCTACGTGGCGATGACGCGCGCGCGCGACACACTCACGCTCAGCTCCAAGCGGGGCGCCGGTAAGAAGGACCCATCGCCACCCGGATATTTGCGCGAGTTGCTCACCGATCGCGAGGCAGCTCCCTTCCTGCGCCAGCGTGCCGCCGAACCGTACGCCACCGGGTTGGCCGCGGCGGCGCCCGCCTCGGCAGTGGCCGCCTGGATGGAGCTGCCGCCAATGCGGCGCCTTGACCTCGATCCGCTGAGCGCCACCGCGATCGAGAATTACGACCGGTGTCCGCTGAAGTACAAGATGGAGCGCGACTGGAAGCTGCCCGAGGAGCCTGCCGGCGCGCTGAGCAACGGCTGGGCAATGCACACCGCGCTCAAGGCTTTTTTCGATGCCGTGCAGGCGGGGCGGCCGATGACCGAGCCCGAGCTGCAGGCGTGCTTCGCCGCCGCCAGCGCCAGCGTGCAGTTCGAAGACGAATTCCAGCGCGAGTTGTACGCGCAGCAGGGGCGACAGCAGTTGCACGAGTTCTACGAACTGGTGACGCGCTCGCCGTTTCCGCGCGTGCAGGCCACGGAACAGCGCTTCCAGGTGGAAGTCGGAGGAGCGAAGGTGGTGGGCCGCTTCGATCGCGTGGACACGCTCGACGGCGCCGGCGTTGCGATCACCGATTACAAGTCGGGCAGGCCGCGAGACGACGACGATGCCGACCGGAGCTTGCAGCTCTCCGTCTACGCGCTCGCTGCCACCAAGCTGGGGATGCGGCCGGAGCGGCTGGCTTTCTTCAACCTGGAAAACAGCAGCACCGTGACCACTACGCGAAGCGCGAGCGATCTGCGCTCAGCGGAAAACAAGATTGCGGAAATCGCCTCGGCGATCGCCGCCGGAAAGTTTCAGGCGCGGCCCGGATATCACTGCGGCTGGTGTGGATGGCGCTCGCTGTGTCCGGAGACGGAAGAGCGGCTGTTTCAGATCGCGCCGCGATCGGATGCGGCATCGGCGGGCGCGGACGAAAGTCCGCAAACAAAAGACTAAGGGGACGCTCGTCGCGTCCCCTGTATCGACTTGGCGGCCAGTTTAGTGTTTCTTCTTCTTGGCCTTCTTCGCTTTCTTTGCCATTGAACTATTCTCCCTTCGATTGTTCATCGAATAGCAACGATGCTCTGTTGCAATTGTTTGAATGTATAGAGTGATTGAAAAACGATGTCAAGAGAAAAAATGTGACGCGCTGCGGCGAGTGTGCTCAGGTTACGCGCCGCGAAACAGAAAATGCAGCGCGCGATGAAGTGCGCTGCGAGTTCGACGCACAACAATTACTTCAGCAGTCGCAGTGCAAGGCCGCTGATGACGTCATGCCACGCGTGCGCGATCATTCCCGGCCGCAGGCTCTTCCGCCAGTAAGCGAGAACGCCGAACAGGATTCCATAAACGGCGATCACGACCATGCGCCTGGCGCCTTCGTATCCGTGCGAAAGTCCGAACACGATGCCGGAGGCGACGATGCCGATGACGGCGCTGCCGCCGCACAAGGCGGCGAACTGGCGCTGCAGATATCCGCGAAAGACGACTTCCTCGATGAAGCCGGCAACACAGCTGAGCGCGATGAAGAGCGCAAGCTCGGGCCGGGTGGAAGGTGCGAGCGCAAACAGAGTTTTTTTGGCCGCGTCCGCCTGCGCCTGGCCGGCGAGTCCGAGCGCGAACGAAAGACCCGCGAGAACGGCGATCGCGACGATCCAGTAGCCGGCGGCGATCGCCAGGTCGAGCAGGAAATCCTCCGGCGTCTTCCAGCGTCCGGCGATCAGCCTGCGAATGCTTTCGCCGCGGCGGCGAATTCCCAACCAGACCCAGCCGAGCAGCACCAACTCGTAGGCGATTGTGAAAGCGTAAGTGCGAATGCGGCCGTGGCGCGCGATGCTGGCGCCGACCGACGAACTGCCGGCGAGCGACACCGCAACGGCGACGAGAACCAGGACGGCGGTGTGCAGCGGCGACGCCAGCGGGCGCCTGGGCGGCTCAACGGCGGCAGCGGCGGGTGCGGCGGGAGCGGTGACGATGTTTTCGTTCATCGAGGATGGCGGCGAATCGTTCGCCCGCGACGGCCATCTTATAATGAAAGGTCGCGGAGAGCGGAAGGAGCAGTTATGGACGAGACGGTCATCATTTCCGCGGTGCGCACGCCGATCGGAAAATTTCAGGGAGCGCTGGGTGAAGTGCCGGCGCCGGAGTTAGGCGCGATGGTGGTGCGCGAGGCGGTGAAACGCGCGGGGGTCGAGCCGAAGCAGGTCGATGAGTGCATCATGGGCCTGGTGGTCGCGGCCGGACTGGGGCAGAACCCGGCGCGGCAGGCGGCGCTGCGCGGCGGGCTTCTTCCGGAAGCCGGGGCGATGACGATCAACAAAGTGTGCGGCTCAGGCCTGAAGGCGGTGGCGCTGGCGGCGCAGGCGATCCAGACGGGAAACAGCGACATCGTCGTCGCCGGCGGCATGGAGTCGATGAGCAACGCGCCGTACCTGCTGCCGCAGGCGCGCAAGGGATACCGGCTGGGCAACGCGCAGATCGTTGACGCGGTGGTGAATGACGGCCTGTGGGACGTGTACAACAACTACCACATGGGCATGACGGCGGAGAACGTGGCCGAGAAGTACGGCATCACGCGCGCCGAGCAGGATGAGTTCGCGGTGAGCTCGCATCGCAAGGCAGTTGCCGCGCAGAAGGAGTGCCGGTTCAAGTCGCAGATCCTGCCGGTCGAACTGCCGGCCAAGAAGAAAGGGCAGCCGGCGGTCGTGGTCGAGAAAGACGAATCGCCGCGCGAGGACACCACGGCGGAAACTCTGGCGGCGCTGAAGCCGGTCTTCAAGAAAGACGGCACGGTGACCGCCGGCAACGCGCCGGGGATGAACGACGGCGCGGCGGCGCTGGTGGTGACCAGCGCGCTGCGCGCCAAGGAACTCGGCGCCGCGCCGATGGCGCGCATCGTGGCACAGGCGACCAGCGGCGTGGACCCGGCGTGGGTGATGATGGCGCCGGTCTCGGGCGTGCGGAAGATCTGGCAGAAGACCGGGTGGAAGCCGGAAGATGTTGACCTCTACGAACTGAACGAAGCGTTCTCGGTGCAGGCGCTGGCGGTGGTGCGCGAGCTGGGCATCGATCCGGCCAAGGTCAATGTGAACGGCGGGGCGGTGGCGCTGGGACATCCGATTGGCGCCAGCGGCGCGCGCGTGCTGACGACCCTCATCTACGAGATGATGCGGCGCGACGTGCATCGGGGCATCGCCGCGCTGTGCCTGGGCGGAGGGAACTCGGTGGCGATGGCGGTGGAGAGATAGCCAGAGTCGCTGACCCCCTTCCCCCCTCCTACCCTGTGATTGTTTGCAATGAGTTGGAGGCGCGGTTCCCCGGCAAAACACTGCGGATGCGCGGGTTGAGACCGAGGTGCTGACATGAGCGTTTTCAGCGCCGCTGGATTCGAGCCACGGAACACATTGCGGCGCAGCCGTTTAAGTCCGTGGTCTTGAAAGCGCGGGACTTGTTGTCAAAGAACGTTCGTTTTGGGTCCTGCAACAAAGTCAAAGGCGTTTCCCACAAAGGACGCGAAGGGCACACGCAGGAAGCCACTTCACGAGACGGCGATTGCAAACGGGGAAGGCCCCGGAAGCGGAATGCGCTTTCGGGGCCTTCTTATTTCCAGCATAGCAACTTTGAGCGGGGCGATGGGAAGCGCGGCGGGAATTTTCTTGCCAGCAGAATGTGGCGGTTAGCGGGATTTGCGGGCTGGCGGGGGCTTGACACGGTTTGGGCGAGCCGGCCCGCGGGCAGGCGGGCGCGTGAAGCACGAAGAGCCCGCGCGATGAGCGCGGGCCTTCGGTCCGGAGATACTCAGGCGGCGCGACGACGGGTTGCGGCCGCCCTGCGCGCGGCGCGCTGCATGCCCTTCCTGCCCCTGGTGCGCACAGCTTTCGCGGCGGCCTTAGGACGGCTGGCGGCGCCACGGCGGCGGGCGGCGGCGCGGGCCTGGCGCGACAAGCTGCGGCGTGAGGCAGCGCCGCGTCCCTTGCGGCGCAGGGCGCGCGTGGTCGCGCGCGAGCGACGCGCCGACGTCTTTCGGCGGGTGCGCCCGCGTCGCAAGTCGCGCCGCGCCTGTTTCCGCGTTCGAGCGGACGCCCGTCCGCGGCGGGGCGCGGGAAGCTTTACTCCGGCGCGTCTTGCTTTGGAGAGTCCGATGGCGATCGCCTGTTGCGGCGACTCGGCGCCGTGCTTGCCTTCGCGGACGTGTTCTATCTCTTCGCGGACGAATTCGCCCGCCTGGGTGCTGGGTGACTTGCCTTGACGCTCGTCTTCACGGGCACGTTCGATGGTTTCCTTCTCGGGCATCGATCTCCTCCTCTTTCTAGGGGTCCCCAGATGAAACGGATGCGTCGCCGCGGCTTCCGGGATGGACGAGCGGGGCGCAGGTACGTCAGGAAGCGTCATCCACAGGCCCACCGCTCAGTTCCGGGCACAACCGGGCTATACTCGCGCGCTTCGCGCTTGCCAGCGTGAAAGCGCACAGGGATTGGCGTTTTCCAATGCTCTACAAAACACTCAGCGCGGCGGTTTACGGGATTGATGCCAGCATCATCGAGGTTGAGGTTGACGTCTCCGGCATCAAGGAGGCGGAAGACCACTTCATGACGGTTGGGCTGCCGGACGCGGCGGTGCGCGAGAGCCGGGAGCGCATCCGGGCGGCGCTGAAGAACTGCGGCTACGATATTCCGCCAACCCACATCACGATCAACCTGGCGCCGGCGGACATCCGCAAAGAGGGTTCGGGGTTCGACCTGCCGATGGCGATGGGCATCCTGGGAGCGTACGGGGCGATCACGCGCAAGGACCTGAGCGATTTTGTTTTCGTAGGCGAGCTGTCGCTCGACGGCGGGCTGCGCGGCGTGCGGGGCGCGCTGCCGATCGCGATTGAGGCGCGCTCCAAGAAAATCAAGCAGCTGATCGTGCCGGAGGCGAACGCGCGCGAGGCGGCGATGGTGACCGGCGTCGATGTGTTTCCGGTGCGCTCGCTGATCGACGTGGTGAAGTTTCTCAACCAGGGGAACGGCATCGCGCCGGTGCGTGTGGACATGCAGGCGGAGCTGGCGCGGGCGCGGCAGGGCGGCGTGGACTTCCGCGACGTGCGCGGACAGCAGACGGCGAAGCGGGCGCTGGAGGTGGCGTGCGCCGGCGGGCACAACATTCTGATGATCGGGCCGCCGGGATCGGGCAAGACGATGCTGGCCAAGCGCGTGCCGACGATCCTGCCGCCGCTGACTTTCGAAGAAGCGCTGGAGACGACCAAGATCCACAGCGTGGCGGGCGTGCTGGAAGCGGGCGCGGGGCTGGTTGGAGCGCGTCCGTTTCGCGCGCCGCACCACACCATCAGCGACGCGGGACTGATTGGCGGCGGGATGGTGCCGCGTCCGGGAGAAGTTTCGCTGGCGCACAACGGCGTGCTGTTTCTGGACGAGCTGCCGGAGTTTCCGCGCAACGTGCTCGAGGTGATGCGGCAGCCGCTGGAGGATGGGTCGGTGTCGATCGCGCGGGCGGCGATGTCGCTGACGTTTCCGGCGCGCTTCATGCTGGCGGCGGCGATGAATCCGTGTCCGTGCGGATACTTCAACGACCGTTCGAGGGAGTGCCACTGCACGCAGCCGATCATCCAGCGCTATGTGTCGAAGATTTCCGGGCCGCTGCTGGACCGCATCGACATTCACATTGACGTGCCGGCGGTGAACTACAAAGAGCTGCGCGGCGGGGCGGCGCCGGAGGGCTCGGAGCAGATTGCCGCGCGCGTGGAGCGGGCGCGGGAAGTGCAGCTCAACCGCTTCGCGGCGGCGAAGGAGCGGATCTACTGCAACGCGCAGATGGGCCCGCGGCAGATCCGCACCTTCTGCGACCTGAGCACCGAGAGCGAGCGCCTGCTGGAGCGGGCGATGGCGCAGCAGGGGCTGAGCGCGCGCGCGCACGACCGCATCCTGAAGGTCGCGCGCACGGTAGCCGACCTGGAGGGCACGGCCGACATCGCGCCGAAGCACATCGCGGAGGCGATCCAGTATCGGACGCTGGACAGGACGTATTGGGCGTCGTGATTGACGCGGCGATGGCCGTGCACACGTTTCTCGGCCCGGGCTTGCTGGAGAGTGCCTACGGGGCCTGCCTCGCTGAGGAACCTAGGCGGCGAGGCTGCTACGTGGAAACGCAGGTACCCGTTCCTGTCGTGTCTGGCGGAATCAAGCTGGAGTGTGGTTATCGGCAATCAGACGTTTCATGATGGGCACGGACTGGCAATGAACCCTTCGTGTGGCCTTTGTGATTTTCGCGTGAAACGCCTTTTGCTGGCCGGCGCGACAGCGGTCATCCTGAGCACGGCGCTGAAAGCCGAAACGCTGCGCGAGATTCTTGACCAGC from Terriglobales bacterium carries:
- a CDS encoding YifB family Mg chelatase-like AAA ATPase; translated protein: MLYKTLSAAVYGIDASIIEVEVDVSGIKEAEDHFMTVGLPDAAVRESRERIRAALKNCGYDIPPTHITINLAPADIRKEGSGFDLPMAMGILGAYGAITRKDLSDFVFVGELSLDGGLRGVRGALPIAIEARSKKIKQLIVPEANAREAAMVTGVDVFPVRSLIDVVKFLNQGNGIAPVRVDMQAELARARQGGVDFRDVRGQQTAKRALEVACAGGHNILMIGPPGSGKTMLAKRVPTILPPLTFEEALETTKIHSVAGVLEAGAGLVGARPFRAPHHTISDAGLIGGGMVPRPGEVSLAHNGVLFLDELPEFPRNVLEVMRQPLEDGSVSIARAAMSLTFPARFMLAAAMNPCPCGYFNDRSRECHCTQPIIQRYVSKISGPLLDRIDIHIDVPAVNYKELRGGAAPEGSEQIAARVERAREVQLNRFAAAKERIYCNAQMGPRQIRTFCDLSTESERLLERAMAQQGLSARAHDRILKVARTVADLEGTADIAPKHIAEAIQYRTLDRTYWAS